A stretch of the Thunnus thynnus chromosome 7, fThuThy2.1, whole genome shotgun sequence genome encodes the following:
- the ppm1na gene encoding protein phosphatase, Mg2+/Mn2+ dependent, 1Na (putative), whose amino-acid sequence MRTARRASNVEVPSFLRQLVKETEKMVTFFFKGGSRDRVPDEEDNLDEDDSMPSPYLERPILEKHVSEGGSQSGMNYAVASMQGWRAQMEDAHTCMPQLSGELKDWGYFAVFDGHAGSTVAQYCSRNLLDRILATGGVKASEDPEQVKEGIHEGFLDIDRHMHKLARQDNWDRSGSTAAAVMISPHYIYFINCGDSRTLLCHNGQVVFYTEDHKPFNPREKERIQNAGGSVTLQRVNGSLAVSRALGDFDFKEVDWRPQTEQLVSPEPEVYELERTPEDEFLILACDGVWDAIGNEELCAFVRSRLQVCDDLREICAQVIDLCLYKGSLDNMSIIIVCFPGAPQVSQEALQQEAELEQQIEMKVEEIIQTMRSRDEDPDLLYVIKFLAAEEMPGLPPGGGITSKRDCIISAYQKHVMTLTTQEPMDIGGSEEDSN is encoded by the exons ATGAGGACGGCCAGGCGGGCGAGCAATGTTGAGGTGCCCTCTTTCCTCCGCCAGCTGGTGAAAGAGACGGAGAAGATGGTCACCTTCTTCTTCAAAGGGGGGTCCAGGGACAGAGTGCCCGATGAGGAGGACAATTTGGACGAGGACGACTCGATGCCAAGCCCCTACCTGGAGCGTCCCATCTTGGAGAAACATGTGTCAGAGGGGGGTTCTCAGTCAGGGATGAACTATGCTGTGGCGAGCATGCAGGGCTGGAGGGCTCAGATGGAGGATGCCCACACCTGCATGCCTCAGCTGAGTGGAGAGTTGAAGGATTGGGgatattttgctgtgtttgacGGACATGCAGGCTCCACAGTGGCACAGTACTGCTCCAGAAACCTGCTGGATCGTATCCTGGCTACAG GCGGGGTTAAAGCAAGTGAGGACCCTGAGCAGGTAAAGGAGGGGATCCATGAGGGCTTCCTGGACATCGATCGCCACATGCACAAACTGGCTCGCCAGGATAACTGGGACCGTAGTGGCtccactgcagcagcagtgatgatTTCACCTCATTACATTTACTTTATCAACTGTGGGGACTCTCGCACCCTGCTCTGTCATAACGGCCAGGTGGTCTTCTACACCGAGGACCACAAGCCGTTCAAccccagagagaaagagcgtATCCAGAACGCTGGAGGCTCAGTAACCCTGCAGAGAGTGAACGGCTCACTGGCCGTCTCCAGAGCACTGGGGGACTTTGACTTCAAGGAAGTGGACTGGAGGCCGCAGACTGAGCAGCTAGTGTCACCGGAGCCAGAAGTGTACGAGCTGGAGAGGACGCCTGAAGACGAGTTCCTAATTCTTGCATGTGACGGTGTTTGGGACGCCATTGGTAATGAGGAACTGTGTGCTTTCGTGCGCAGCCGTCTGCAGGTGTGCGATGACCTGAGAGAGATTTGTGCCCAAGTCATTGACCTCTGTCTCTACAAG GGCAGCCTGGATAACATGAGCATCATCATCGTCTGCTTCCCTGGCGCCCCCCAGGTGTCACAAGAGGCACTGCAGcaggaggcagagctggagCAACAGATTGAAATGAAAGTTGAAG AAATTATCCAGACGATGAGGTCCAGAGATGAAGACCCTGATCTTTTGTACGTGATCAAATTCCTGGCTGCAGAGGAAATGCCCGGACTTCCACCTGGAGGAGGCATCACCAGCAA GCGAGACTGTATCATCTCTGCGTATCAGAAACATGTTATGACTCTCACGACTCAGGAGCCTATG GACATTGGAGGATCAGAGGAGGACTCAAACTAA
- the ptgir gene encoding prostacyclin receptor isoform X1 — MISNALCNNVTCNDTLTVKGEGKPATSIIMFLAGVVGNLLALFILGVHQKEHRSRSSVFSILVTGLALTDLLGTCLLSPPVFICYARNMSLIGLGEARLCNLFGFAMSFFGLAPTLILCAMAVERCLAISHPYFYSVHIRRSFAKLTLFFIYFFSLAFCLLPYSGYGKFRQYSPGTWCFIDMDATGDENANLVLAFSLSYSSLMALLIFAVFVCNGSVIVSLCKMHRSQMMRRSSVGSTGRRRRLSLAWFGQGEEEMDHLVLLALITVIFVVCSLPLTIAGFINAIHPFCGDNKNLTAFRFYALNPIVDPWVFIICRKSVFRHLCTLLSCRFSKGAVKNTAHCALSLPLDSQIQSNPPDVTVPQTNTYSSLPQ; from the exons ATGATTTCAAACGCATTATGTAACAATGTCACCTGCAATGACACCCTCACTGTGAAGGGAGAGGGCAAGCCAGCAACCAGCATCATCATGTTTTTGGCTGGTGTGGTGGGAAACCTCCTGGCCCTCTTCATCCTTGGTGTTCACCAGAAGGAGCATCGCTCCAGGTCCTCCGTCTTCAGCATCCTGGTAACCGGCCTGGCCCTCACTGACCTGCTGGGCACCTGCCTCCTCAGTCCACCTGTGTTCATCTGCTATGCCCGCAACATGTCCCTGATAGGTCTGGGTGAAGCAAGACTGTGCAACCTCTTTGGCTTTGCCATGAGTTTCTTCGGCCTGGCGCCCACACTCATCCTGTGTGCCATGGCTGTGGAGCGTTGCCTGGCTATCAGCCACCCTTATTTTTACTCTGTACACATCCGCCGCAGCTTTGCCAAGCTCACCCTTTTCTTTATATACTTCTTTTCTTTGGCCTTCTGTCTCCTGCCATACAGCGGCTATGGCAAATTCAGACAGTACAGTCCCGGGACATGGTGCTTCATTGACATGGATGCGACAGGGGACGAGAATGCTAACTTGGTGCTGGCCTTCTCTCTGTCCTACTCCTCGCTCATGGCATTGCTGATCTTTGCAGTGTTTGTATGCAATGGTTCAGTGATTGTCAGCCTGTGCAAGATGCACCGGAGCCAGATGATGCGGCGCAGCTCAGTTGGGTCgacagggagaaggaggagactGAGCCTAGCCTGGTTCGGACAGGGGGAAGAGGAGATGGACCACCTGGTGCTGCTGGCACTCATCACTGTCATCTTTGTGGTCTGCTCCCTGCCGCTCACT attGCAGGTTTTATTAATGCCATTCACCCATTTTGTGGCGACAATAAAAACTTGACAGCCTTCCGCTTCTACGCCCTCAACCCCATCGTGGATCCTTGGGTCTTCATCATCTGCCGCAAGTCTGTGTTTCGCCACCTTTGCACTCTGCTGAGCTGCCGCTTCAGCAAAGGAGCTGTGAAGAATACAGCACACTGCGCTCTGTCTTTACCCCTTGACAGTCAGATACAGAGCAACCCCCCAGATGTGACAGTTCCACAGACCAACACGTACTCCAGTTTACCCCAGTGA
- the ptgir gene encoding prostacyclin receptor isoform X2, translating into MFLAGVVGNLLALFILGVHQKEHRSRSSVFSILVTGLALTDLLGTCLLSPPVFICYARNMSLIGLGEARLCNLFGFAMSFFGLAPTLILCAMAVERCLAISHPYFYSVHIRRSFAKLTLFFIYFFSLAFCLLPYSGYGKFRQYSPGTWCFIDMDATGDENANLVLAFSLSYSSLMALLIFAVFVCNGSVIVSLCKMHRSQMMRRSSVGSTGRRRRLSLAWFGQGEEEMDHLVLLALITVIFVVCSLPLTIAGFINAIHPFCGDNKNLTAFRFYALNPIVDPWVFIICRKSVFRHLCTLLSCRFSKGAVKNTAHCALSLPLDSQIQSNPPDVTVPQTNTYSSLPQ; encoded by the exons ATGTTTTTGGCTGGTGTGGTGGGAAACCTCCTGGCCCTCTTCATCCTTGGTGTTCACCAGAAGGAGCATCGCTCCAGGTCCTCCGTCTTCAGCATCCTGGTAACCGGCCTGGCCCTCACTGACCTGCTGGGCACCTGCCTCCTCAGTCCACCTGTGTTCATCTGCTATGCCCGCAACATGTCCCTGATAGGTCTGGGTGAAGCAAGACTGTGCAACCTCTTTGGCTTTGCCATGAGTTTCTTCGGCCTGGCGCCCACACTCATCCTGTGTGCCATGGCTGTGGAGCGTTGCCTGGCTATCAGCCACCCTTATTTTTACTCTGTACACATCCGCCGCAGCTTTGCCAAGCTCACCCTTTTCTTTATATACTTCTTTTCTTTGGCCTTCTGTCTCCTGCCATACAGCGGCTATGGCAAATTCAGACAGTACAGTCCCGGGACATGGTGCTTCATTGACATGGATGCGACAGGGGACGAGAATGCTAACTTGGTGCTGGCCTTCTCTCTGTCCTACTCCTCGCTCATGGCATTGCTGATCTTTGCAGTGTTTGTATGCAATGGTTCAGTGATTGTCAGCCTGTGCAAGATGCACCGGAGCCAGATGATGCGGCGCAGCTCAGTTGGGTCgacagggagaaggaggagactGAGCCTAGCCTGGTTCGGACAGGGGGAAGAGGAGATGGACCACCTGGTGCTGCTGGCACTCATCACTGTCATCTTTGTGGTCTGCTCCCTGCCGCTCACT attGCAGGTTTTATTAATGCCATTCACCCATTTTGTGGCGACAATAAAAACTTGACAGCCTTCCGCTTCTACGCCCTCAACCCCATCGTGGATCCTTGGGTCTTCATCATCTGCCGCAAGTCTGTGTTTCGCCACCTTTGCACTCTGCTGAGCTGCCGCTTCAGCAAAGGAGCTGTGAAGAATACAGCACACTGCGCTCTGTCTTTACCCCTTGACAGTCAGATACAGAGCAACCCCCCAGATGTGACAGTTCCACAGACCAACACGTACTCCAGTTTACCCCAGTGA
- the si:dkey-202g17.3 gene encoding amino acid transporter heavy chain SLC3A2: MSLKHLFKPGSSRKRTGASVLPICILVVHMAQPDKCSTPGPMPLNAGDTGYGSVTAPGLSSSVGDSESAPLLIPEPEVVQQWRPLSKQELEVAAGGPGWRRVRCYLVLMFWLAWLAMLATSIAIVVKSPRPVPTHLKWWQKSLFYQLQPDMFMEAQTEGSGSINALCEQLPYLRSLGVGALILEGLFDKEASPLNVTVTGESLGMLPQIEHLLRESNKAGLKVVLDFCELDLLGPQDVADKPSKPSETVQHAIRFWLEQGVAGFSICDTDAAYSEKTLLMWRSVFKEFSSEEEEERIVVVKQTGDVLPPLNNSSQINVTLVDLVMRSILPTSSHLLSAQEVADAIEKRLQTTGDIWPSWTVGGKASHDLKKLLLVLIMTLPGSPAVRYDEEMDQTQNVSLHFALSNGERNSDPPESHADKEKMKRSAVALFTSLSHSRAREEALLYGNFTFLPFNTSSNSNSTLFSPTSPPILAFLRSWGCVHFLILLNVGPERHALEPTWAPSLPQAGVFVASTGMDRLGSTSLYTLELQPHEAIVIKLFEAGSYS, encoded by the exons ATGTCATTAAAACACCTGTTTAAACCAGGTAGTAGCAGGAAAAGGACCGGGGCCTCTGTGTTACCAATCTGTATTCTTGTGGTTCATATGGCACAACCCGATAAATGCAGCACG CCAGGCCCGATGCCTCTGAACGCCGGGGACACCGGTTACGGCAGCGTGACAGCACCCGGGCTGTCGAGCAGTGTGGGCGACTCAGAGTCAGCCCCGCTGCTCATCCCCGAGCCGGAGGTGGTGCAGCAGTGGCGGCCTCTGAGCAAGCAGGAGCTGGAGGTCGCGGCGGGGGGCCCGGGGTGGAGAAGAGTGCGGTGCTACCTGGTGCTGATGTTCTGGCTGGCTTGGTTGGCCATGCTCGCCACCTCCATCGCCATCGTAGTGAAGAGCCCCCGGCCGGTGCCAACACACCTGAAGTGGTGGCAAAAGTCGCTTTTCTACCAGCTGCAGCCCGACATGTTCATGGAGGCGCAGACAGAGGGGTCAGGGAGCATAAACG CGCTGTGTGAGCAGCTTCCCTACCTCAGGTCTTTAGGTGTAGGGGCTCTGATCCTGGAGGGCTTGTTTGATAAGGAGGCATCTCctttaaatgtcactgtaaCTGGTGAAAGCTTGGGGATGTTGCCTCAGATCGAGCATCTGCTAAGAGAGAGCAACAAAGCAG GTCTCAAAGTGGTGTTGGACTTCTGTGAACTGGATCTGTTGGGACCTCAAGATGTAGCAGACAAGCCATCAAAACCCTCAGAAACAGTACAG CATGCAATCCGGTTCTGGTTGGAGCAGGGTGTGGCAGGTTTTTCAATCTGTGACACAGATGCAGCATATTCAGAAAAG acTCTGCTAATGTGGAGAAGTGTTTTCAAGGAGTTCAgtagtgaggaggaggaggaaag GATTGTGGTAGTAAAACAGACGGGAGATGTTTTGCCTCCTCTTAACAACTCCAGCCAGATCAACGTTACGTTGGTGGATTTGGTCATGAGGTCAATACTACCAACTTCATCTCACCTCCTGTCTGCACAGGAAGTGGCTGATGCGATAGAGAAACGTCTGCAAACAACAGGAGATATATGGCCTAGTTGGACA GTTGGAGGTAAAGCATCTCATGACTTGAAGAAATTACTCCTGGTGTTGATAATGACTCTGCCAGGGTCACCTGCAGTCCGATATGATGAAGAGATGGACCAAACACAG AATGTTTCTCTACATTTCGCCTTGTCAAATGGAGAGCGGAACAGCGATCCACCAGAATCTCATGCA GACAAGGAGAAGATGAAGCGTTCAGCTGTAGCTCTCTTCACCTCCCTCAGTCACTCCAGAGCCAGAGAAGAAGCTCTTCTTTACGGCAACTTCACTTTCCTCCCCTTTAACACCTCCTCCAACTCCAACTCCACTCTTTTCTCTCCTACATCTCCCCCGATCCTCGCCTTCCTGCGCTCGTGGGGTTGTGTCCACTTCCTCATCCTGCTAAACGTCGGGCCTGAGCGTCATGCCTTGGAACCTACATGGGCCCCCAGCCTGCCTCAGGCTGGAGTGTTTGTGGCCAGCACAGGAATGGACCGGCTCGGGTCGACATCTCTGTACACGCTTGAACTGCAGCCCCATGAAGCCATCGTCATCAAACTGTTTGAGGCAGGAAGCTACTCATAG